A stretch of the Metopolophium dirhodum isolate CAU chromosome 8, ASM1992520v1, whole genome shotgun sequence genome encodes the following:
- the LOC132950700 gene encoding uncharacterized protein LOC132950700, producing the protein MYFSRTGTLNQVREKLVYAVIILFLSSAFCQVEVKITKGILKGRVLKSRNERTYYSFTGIPYAKPPVGELRFEAPAPADPWDGTLDATKHSNACVQKYETNSSEDCLYLNVYTPSTDGNFPVMFWIHGGAFYLGHSSPDIFGPDYFMDSDVVLVSANFRLGVLGFLSTEDDVIPGNYGMKDQVAALRWVQENIVKFGGDPGKVTIFGGSSGGASTGYHMLSPMSKGLFHKAILQSGTPLCRWSTYLPGVARDRSQIISRIAGCVGNSSSKNILKCLKTLPESFFSDVYDKLREWHSYPTVLFSPVVEQCDTGQESFLCRHQLNEFKQESFVPAIIGLNSAEGGMIVSSLYNDTSLRYPEFYTDFNRLLSIILSHQHFTLDLSEIGEKVLGKYFPSGKIGDHSHLKTVEMITDGRYLHGILDMALKLVSPVYFYLYDYQNEFSFNTLYGKCNKKLGITHGDELTSLFKSDTINPKKINSRDTGVSKLMVDVWTKFATAESPTIDGTVNGPSWPTFNSQRQSILHINSDHPDIIQNPFEEKYTFWNNLPLLSNFKNVISQNRFPPDHMKNEFHTQILYFVLFLYQLIITMKRIGILLLLVGLTYGTDNILNLRQGKINGSIINSRNGREFSAFQGIPYAKSPIGDLRLQDPVEADSWDGILDATQEKPMCIQKNLFMYESYNVLLGDEDCLYMNVYTPKIDKKVQKDLLPVMVWIPGGGFSSGHGGLSLYGPHYLLDKDVVVASFNYRVGPLGFLSTEDDILPGNYGMKDQVLALKWVKSNIEKFGGDPNKVTIFGESAGGVSVGLHLLSPLSKGLFHKAILESGTPLCRWGVSPPGLAKRRALSLSTISGCPEDSKQLAKCLRNMPAELLVDLLYNLFEWKVFPAITFMPVVENCENKTGFLCKYPLLDFKQESNVPILMGMNSGEGGLFAARVYNKNCEVDLELKNNFDHYISSLLIYKYTTKMSDLPIISKKIYNRYYTKGNMDDPLDTVKMVSGGIFLEGIFDMAIKLSSPVHYYVYDHTNKISFNSYFGPCPTKLGVTHGDEMISLFFTNGSDELKGEDLNVSKLMIEIWTNFATTDKVTIDGTDNGKEWPLMDSKSMKYLLISSSKPVISKKPFMKEYEFWKGLPLLSAFKKSVEVLKTEI; encoded by the exons TGGAGGTAAAAATTACCAAAGGAATTTTAAAAGGTCGAGTTTTGAAATCTAGAAATGAACGGACTTATTACTCGTTTACTGGTATACCGTATGCAAAACCACCCGTTGGAGAACTTCGATTTGAG GCTCCAGCACCAGCCGATCCATGGGATGGTACGTTAGATGCCACTAAGCATTCGAACGCATGTGTCCAAAAATATGAAACTAATAGCAGTGAAGATTGCCTGTACTTGAATGTCTACACGCCAAGTACTGATGGCAATTTTCCCGTTATGTTTTGGATTCACGGAGGGGCGTTTTATTTGGGACACAGTAGTCCGGATATATTTGGTCCTGATTATTTTATGGATTCAGACGTAGTCTTGGTCTCGGCTAATTTTAGATTAGGCGTATTAG GTTTTTTGAGTACCGAAGACGATGTTATACCCGGAAACTATGGAATGAAAGATCAAGTTGCGGCATTGCGGTGGGTCCAAGAAAACATTGTTAAATTTGGCGGTGATCCCGGAAAAGTGACGATTTTTGGCGGAAGCTCTGGTGGAGCTAGTACCGGTTATCACATGTTATCGCCAATGAGTAAAGGTCTATTCCACAAAGCCATCCTCCAAAGTGGTACTCCGTTATGCCGTTGGAGTACATATCTACCTGGCGTAGCGCGCGATCGAAGTCAAATCATTTCACGTATAGCTGGATGCGTTGGAAACTCgtcttctaaaaatatattgaaatgtcTCAAGACATTACCGGAAAGTTTTTTCAGTGACGTTTATGATAAACTTCgg gaatgGCACTCGTATCCTACTGTATTGTTTTCGCCGGTAGTGGAGCAGTGTGACACGGGCCAAGAATCGTTTCTTTGTCGTCATCAGTTGAATGAGTTCAAGCAAGAGTCATTCGTCCCGGCCATTATCGGACTAAACTCAGCTGAAGGCGGTATGATTGTTTCTT CTTTGTACAACGACACGTCTCTTCGATATCCAGAATTTTATACGGATTTTAATCGTTTGCTATCGATCATACTGTCACATCAGCATTTCACACTAGATTTGAGCGAAATTGGTGAAAAAGTACTCGGGAAATATTTTCCATCTGGAAAAATCGGAGATCATTCGCATTTGAAAACTGTCgaa ATGATTACCGATGGTCGTTATCTTCACGGCATATTGGACATGGCTCTTAAATTGGTGTCACcggtgtatttttatttatacgactaccaaaacgaattttcatttaacaCTTTATAtggtaaatgtaataaaaaattaggaATCACGCACGGTGACGAGTTGACCAGTCTGTTCAAATCAGACAccataaatcctaaaaaaattaattcaagagATACGGGTGTTTCGAAGCTTATGGTTGATGTTTGGACGAAATTCGCAACAGCAGA ATCACCTACTATTGATGGGACAGTGAATGGTCCATCATGGCCAACGTTTAACTCACAAAGACAATCAATACTTCACATAAATTCAGATCATCcagatattatacaaaatccGTTTGAAGAAAAGTATACTTTTTGGAATAATTTGCCTCTTCTTTCTAATTTCAAGAATGTAATTTCTCAAAATAGATTTCCACCAGACCATATGAAAAAtgagtt CCATACGCaa attttgtattttgtattatttttatatcaattaataattacaatgaaaAGAATTGGTATTCTTTTGCTGCTGGTCGGACTCACATATGGTACggacaatattttgaatttaagacAAGGAAAGATAAACGGTAGTATTATTAACTCAAGAAATGGACGGGAATTTAGTGCATTCCAGGGAATTCCCTATGCCAAATCACCGATTGGAGACCTTAGATTACAG gatccGGTAGAAGCCGATTCATGGGATGGTATATTGGATGCGACTCAGGAAAAACCAATGTGCATTCAAAAGAATTTGTTCATGTATGAATCATATAATGTACTTTTAGGTGACGAGGACTGTTTGTATATGAATGTATACACCCCTAAG atcgaTAAAAAAGTTCAAAAGGACTTGCTACCAGTTATGGTTTGGATCCCAGGTGGAGGTTTTAGCTCTGGACACGGAGGCCTGAGTTTATATGGTCCTCACTATTTGCTAGACAAGGATGTTGTTGTTGCTTCATTCAACTATAGAGTTGGACCTctag gttTTTTGAGTACCGAAGACGATATTTTACCGGGAAATTATGGCATGAAAGATCAAGTTTTAGCACTGAAATGGGTCAAAAGTAATATTGAAAAGTTCGGCGGAGATCCGAATAAAGTAACAATATTTGGTGAGAGTGCTGGAGGAGTCAGTGTTGGCTTACATTTATTATCACCACTGAGCAAAG gatTATTTCATAAAGCAATACTGGAAAGTGGGACTCCCTTGTGCCGATGGGGTGTATCTCCACCAGGATTGGCTAAACGTAGAGCCTTATCACTGTCTACTATTTCTGGATGTCCTGAAGACTCAAAACAATTGGCTAAATGTCTGAGGAATATGCCCGCAGAGTTATTAGTGGATCTTCTCTACAACTTATTT GAATGGAAAGTGTTCCCGGCAATCACCTTCATGCCTGTTGTTGAAAACTGTGAAAATAAAACAgggtttttatgtaaatatccATTGCTTGACTTTAAACAAGAATCTAATGTTCCAATTTTAATGGGCATGAATTCCGGAGAAGGTGGTCTTTTTGCTGCTC gagtCTATAACAAGAATTGTGAAGTTGACCTCgaattaaagaataattttgaTCACTATATTTCAtctttacttatttataaatacacgaCAAAGATGTCCGATCTTCCCATAATTAGTAAAAAGATATACAATCGTTACTATACTAAAGGAAATATGGACGATCCTTTAGACACTGTTAAG atggtTAGCGGCGGAATCTTTCTAGAAGGAATATTTGATATGGCAATCAAACTATCATCACCGGTTCATTATTACGTTTATgatcatacaaataaaatatcatttaattcatatttcgGGCCTTGTCCCACTAAATTAGGAGTAACACATGGTGACGAAATGATAAGTCTATTTTTTACCAACGGAAGTGATGAATTAAAAGGAGAGGATCTCAATGTATCTAAACTTATGATCGAAATATGGACTAATTTCGCTACCACTGA cAAAGTTACGATTGATGGAACGGACAATGGAAAAGAATGGCCGTTGATGGATTCCAAAAGTATGAAATATCTGCTGATCAGTTCAAGTAAACCCGTCATATCCAAGAAGCCATTCATGAAAGAGTACGAATTTTGGAAAGGTTTACCATTATTATCTGCATTTAAAAAGTCTGTGGAggttttaaaaactgaaatttga